A stretch of the Mycobacterium shigaense genome encodes the following:
- a CDS encoding TetR/AcrR family transcriptional regulator, with amino-acid sequence MSIAESRGADHRDLADRILDAAQRLVFRTGARRTSLSDVAALAGVSRPTIYRYFASKEDLIDALGKRERRRFSTAMDEAMSGVTGVARLEAAVDVVATFVEIQPPGRLLDLEPTFAHDQMAAALPMLVEGLVVILQRCAGEGALASGANPRDLSGAIARTALSHYIFPDRDPAAARREIRAAAGLSGRA; translated from the coding sequence GTGTCGATCGCCGAGTCACGCGGCGCGGATCATCGAGATCTGGCCGATCGAATCCTGGACGCGGCCCAGCGCCTGGTTTTTCGCACCGGGGCCCGCCGGACGTCGCTGTCGGACGTGGCGGCGCTGGCGGGGGTGTCTCGGCCCACGATCTACCGCTATTTCGCGTCCAAGGAAGACCTGATCGACGCGCTGGGAAAGCGCGAACGGCGCCGCTTCAGCACGGCAATGGACGAGGCCATGTCGGGAGTCACCGGCGTCGCACGATTGGAGGCCGCCGTCGACGTCGTCGCGACATTCGTCGAGATTCAGCCACCGGGGCGGCTGCTCGACCTCGAGCCCACCTTCGCACACGACCAAATGGCCGCGGCGCTACCCATGCTCGTCGAGGGACTGGTGGTCATCCTGCAGCGCTGCGCCGGCGAAGGCGCCCTGGCCTCGGGTGCCAACCCGCGCGACCTGTCCGGCGCCATCGCACGAACGGCGTTGAGCCACTACATATTTCCCGACCGCGACCCCGCCGCGGCGCGCCGCGAAATCCGCGCCGCTGCCGGCCTTTCCGGCCGGGCGTGA